From the genome of Ilyobacter polytropus DSM 2926, one region includes:
- a CDS encoding glycosyltransferase family 4 protein encodes MRVALISPIAWRTPPRHYGPWESVVSLLCEGLVKRGVDVTLFATGESITEGELRSVCQVGYEEDKNIDPKVWEGLHIANVFQSADEFDIIHNNFDFLPLTYSGLVETPVLTTIHGFSSEKILPVYEKYNKRTYYVSISNSDRNSGLNYIGTVHHGIDLNQFTYRELPEDYLLFFGRLHRDKGPKEAIETAKRSNKKLIMAGIIQDEGYFKDEVEPHLNEQITYIGSVGPEERDKLLGGALALLHPIYFQEPFGLSVVEAMACGTPVIAYNKGSMPELIEDGVNGFIVNDVDGALRALENISSIDRKRCREIVEEKFSVDRMVDKYIKVYEKILEERGGNM; translated from the coding sequence TTGAGGGTGGCTTTGATTTCCCCCATAGCTTGGAGAACCCCTCCAAGACATTATGGTCCTTGGGAAAGTGTTGTTTCCTTACTTTGTGAGGGTTTAGTAAAAAGAGGAGTGGATGTAACCCTATTTGCAACAGGGGAATCTATAACAGAAGGAGAATTGAGATCAGTATGTCAAGTCGGATATGAAGAGGATAAAAATATAGATCCTAAAGTCTGGGAAGGTCTGCATATAGCTAATGTATTTCAGAGCGCCGATGAATTTGATATTATACATAACAATTTTGATTTTCTCCCGTTGACATATAGTGGTTTAGTTGAGACGCCAGTACTTACTACAATACACGGATTTTCTTCTGAAAAAATACTCCCTGTGTATGAAAAATATAACAAAAGAACCTACTATGTTTCGATAAGCAATTCGGATAGGAATAGTGGTTTGAATTATATTGGTACTGTACACCATGGAATAGATTTAAATCAATTTACATATAGAGAACTACCTGAAGATTATCTGTTATTTTTCGGAAGATTACATAGAGATAAAGGTCCAAAGGAAGCTATTGAGACTGCTAAGAGATCCAATAAAAAACTCATCATGGCAGGAATTATTCAAGATGAAGGGTATTTTAAAGATGAAGTAGAGCCCCATCTGAATGAACAGATCACCTATATAGGAAGTGTTGGACCTGAAGAGAGAGATAAGTTGTTAGGCGGAGCACTGGCCCTTCTTCACCCTATATACTTCCAAGAACCCTTTGGATTATCTGTCGTTGAAGCGATGGCTTGTGGGACACCTGTAATAGCATATAACAAAGGTAGTATGCCTGAACTTATAGAGGATGGTGTCAATGGGTTTATTGTGAATGATGTAGACGGAGCTCTAAGAGCCTTGGAGAACATCTCAAGCATTGACAGAAAAAGATGTAGAGAGATTGTGGAGGAAAAATTTTCAGTAGACCGAATGGTGGATAAATATATAAAGGTCTATGAAAAAATCCTCGAAGAACGAGGAGGAAATATGTGA